The segment GTCGCGGTGCGCGTTCGGCTCGTCTTCCCGGACCGCCTCGTCACCGAGCCGATCATCGCCCGGCTGGCACGCGAGCACGACGTGGAGCCGAACATCCGGCGCGCGAGCGTCGAGGAGCACTCAGGCTGGGTGGTCTGCGAGCTCGCCGGGCGCGCAGCAGCCGTCGAGGCAGCCACCCGCTGGCTCGCCGAGACCGGTGTCGAGGTCGAGCTGCTCGGCGACGTGGTCGAGGGCTAGGACCGCGTCGGGAACTCGCTGCGCCCACTCGAGTGGTACGACGCGCTTCGTTGTCCTTGTTGCGGTTGCGTCACGCGATGGAGCGGCGAATCATCGAGTTCTGCTCGTCGTGGCTCGGGTGGTCGGCGCCGTTGGGGCGAAGCAGTGCGCGAGCCTGACAGACAGGGGGCGTGGCGACGGATACCGCCGCCACTGCGAGCTGCGTCACGTCATCGTGGCCCGAGGAGGCCTTCGAAGGTGACTGCCATCGGCTGAGCCCGCGCTGACACGACGGCAGGGGCAACGATGCTCCTACTCGTCCGTTTCGTCGTCCTTCTTGCGTTGGTTGTTGGCATCAACTTGCTGTGCGCCGGATCCGAGACCTTGGCTCTGCTTCTCTCCGAAGAGCCGGCCGACTCGACCCCGCCACAACTTCTGTCGCGTTATCGCGCGCTGGGCTTTCTCGAATGACGGGTCAGTCTTAAACCGTGCGAAGCTATCGCTCAGATTTACTTTGATCTGCGTGAAGACAGCGTCGAAGGCAGAGAGAGGTACCTCACCTGACTGCGTCATCGCTTGCTGCGCCTCAGCTCTGAACTTCTTCAGTGTCGATCCCGGCAAGTTGAGGTCCCCAGATTCCACCAGTGCATGGAGCTCACGGGTGTCAGCGCCTCCGCCGCGTGCCTTCGCGCGTTGGTACCTGTCGTAGAAGTCCAAATTTTCGGTGGAGTATTCCTTCGTACAGTACTGCCTGAAGTGCTTCCACGCTGTCCGATTGTTCGCAAATTCGTCGATAACGTCCTCTGCCTTGTTCTGCGACCCGAAGATGCGGTCCAGCACGCCGCTAATGCTCAGCCGCTGGACGGTCGGCGTGGTTCGACCAGCCATTGCCAACGCGATGGCCCGGTTGCCAACCATCCGCTGCATCGTGAGGACCGCCCGTTCAGGAGCCTCCGGCGCCAAGCTGCCGGAACGTAGGTATCGCTCGACGCGCTCGTCCTCTCGCGCGGGACGTCGAGCCGGCACTCGGTCCTTCCACACGTCGTCTCTGAAGCGGTACGCACGATGCACGCCGACGACACTACGGCACCGATCCGTCGCCGCGGAAACGCCACCGCGGGCACCGCCGTGGCCCGAGTTCGACCGTGCCCGGGGCATGCGGTGGCCCGACCAGGCCGTTCACCAGGTGCGACGCGATGGGGGGCGGCGACGTGCAGTGCCGAGGCGGGCCGCTCGGCTCCACCGCGGGGCCTCGAAGCAGAGTCGATCTCGCGCACGAGCGGTGGCTCGGCGACGTCGAGCGCCTTGAAGATCTGCGTCTCCCGGCATGACGGTGGGTACCGGTGAGGGTCCCGCGAGCAAGGACCCGGAACCACGACTGGCAGCTCTTGCTGGAGGACGGAGGGGCGGCCGGCTCCACGTCGGCGTCACGGCGCTTCGTCCTCGGCCCGGCC is part of the Acidimicrobiales bacterium genome and harbors:
- a CDS encoding NIL domain-containing protein encodes the protein MNDRVAVRVRLVFPDRLVTEPIIARLAREHDVEPNIRRASVEEHSGWVVCELAGRAAAVEAATRWLAETGVEVELLGDVVEG